Proteins encoded together in one Acipenser ruthenus chromosome 40, fAciRut3.2 maternal haplotype, whole genome shotgun sequence window:
- the LOC117397096 gene encoding uncharacterized protein LOC117397096: protein MCKTMNRQMEASMNSLVTRYWFLLILGCLPGFSDPVILSENIQGQCLTDTLLIQITKPFLDLYSVDISVRDDQGTAHLLEPSLNAKCGYKLKNYKGDLNLLVSLMACHLYLEGERVLLTIEVEYEQLRNSSVSGADVFSFTCVQKELAVKRKVFCEEEYIEVSLKVDIPFQAGLHHAQDQEGPWFFEVHYPDGSLINVDQPWILRNGFGLNISSYYGWITLRVPHSSPIIGKKDVFDYPSLAYTMMAKHEELLIGLRYDLSAICPEVQVRCAGADVTVSVPIVRTPASGETVDLVFGIQVDGITVSQTDMDERGFLLQHSAQEVTVTYPKKNNVEYKLEETVYRNQLSLVHMWRDQADRSNNLVVIYLPVDSCHPDDLNPEFTVTGNEMGFNITYGPIPLDYIVSSISIDGTISYSLADIAAQGANVTMIKDVNFQYVNVFAKYGTPVVPRKYIGGTSSQYSTTPSFLFLNSERTEETVTETETHTYNRSDVVFPVLHGSCGDERICFNVSKGNAEEFWRFYVWEVPVLTSQRGYIYRDHGANFWLCVGIQSPDLLHRSVTADSRVMALAVSFRDSVTGKTVVKAEQLCTFLTGGELVCTATGEMKARALRISASPAVDLHSLSLRDPRCGPSEVTDNLTSFEFTVNTCGTTKEVHGDYFVYDNEISSKVTAKDNTTRHTLYKVTLLCQYLQTDQLSLELFSKYKQSLPKPALGQGEFKLSLDIMRDPGYTTPYPKEEFPITKLLRDPLFVEVSVLSDDPGIELFLKDCWGTLGADPSSTLMWPVIKDSCEFKGDKYKTVFHQVKPTRRVQLPGHYKRFDVKMFTFVDMQSKQLLDKEIYFHCAVIICDAQALSSDQACSGACIPGKQRKGRGAWSLGVQHGVVSSGGISLQSSADAATSLLDPDTPSWLIIVSATGLLACLAFMVYAYWRLKLKKRNSNKPATT, encoded by the exons ATGTGCAAGACTATGAATCGGCAGATGGAGGCCAGCATGAATTCTTTAGTGACGCGATACTG GTTTCTTTTAATTCTTGGCTGTCTACCTGGTTTCTCCGACCCCGTCATCCTTTCTG AAAACATTCAAGGACAGTGCTTGACTGACACCCTTCTGATCCAGATCACGAAGCCATTCCTAGATCTTTACAGCGTGGACATTTCTGTTAGAG ATGACCAAGGTACGGCCCATCTGTTGGAGCCCTCCCTGAACGCCAAGTGTGGTTACAAGCTCAAGAACTATAAAGGGGATTTAAACCTCCTGGTTTCACTGATGGCCTGCCACTTGTATTTGGAG GGTGAGCGGGTGCTGCTGACGATCGAAGTGGAGTACGAGCAGCTGAGGAACTCCTCCGTGTCGGGAGCAGACGTGTTCTCCTTCACCTGTGTGCAGAAGGAGCTGGCGGTAAAGAGGAAAGTGTTCTGCGAGGAGGAGTATATTGAG GTGTCCCTGAAGGTTGACATTCCTTTCCAGGCTGGTCTG CATCATGCTCAGGACCAGGAGGGCCCTTGGTTTTTTGAAGTCCACTATCCGGACGGCAGTCTGATCAACGTGGACCAGCCTTGGATATTGAGGAACGGCTTTGGTCTGAACATCAGCAGCTATTACGGCTGGATCACCCTCAGAGTTCCCCACAGCAGCCCGATCATCGGAAAAAAG GATGTCTTTGACTATCCATCCTTGGCGTACACCATGATGGCAAAGCATGAGGAACTTCTCATCGGGCTGCGCTACGACTTGAGCGCCATCTGTCCAGAAG TTCAGGTCCGCTGTGCAGGAGCCGACGTTACCGTGTCCGTGCCCATCGTGCGGACCCCCGCCAGCGGAGAAACGGTAGACCTCGTCTTCGGCATTCAGGTCGACGGGATCACTGTTTCTCAGACCGACATGGACGAGAGAGGCTTTCTGTTGCAGCACAGTGCCCAAGAGGTCACTGTGACCTACCCCAAAAAGAACAATGTTGAATACAAACTG GAGGAAACGGTCTACAGAAACCAGCTGAGTTTGGTGCACATGTGGAGGGACCAGGCTGACCGGAGCAATAACCTTGTGGTGATCTACCTTCCAGTGGACTCGTGTCACCCCGACGACCTGAATCCAGAGTTCACAG TAACCGGTAATGAGATGGGATTCAACATCACCTATGGCCCGATACCTCTGGATTATATAGTCTCCAGCATTTCCATCGATGGCACCATCAGCTATTCACTCGCGGACATCGCAGCGCAGGGTGCCAATGTTACCATGATAAAAGATGTGAACTTCCAGTACGTCAATGTCTTTGCCAAGTACGGCACACCGGTGGTGCCACGCAAG TACATTGGAGGGACCAGCTCTCAGTACTCCACCACTCCCTCGTTTCTATTTCTCAATTCCGAGAGGACGGAGGAGACTGTGACAGAAACGGagactcatacctacaaccgctcGGATGTTG tgTTTCCTGTTCTGCATGGGAGCTGCGGCGACGAGCGGATTTGCTTCAATGTGAGCAAAGGAAACGCAGAGGAGTTCTGGCGCTTCTATGTGTGGGAGGTCCCTGTTCTCACCTCCCAGAGGGGCTACATCTACAGAGACCACGGCGCCAACTTCTGGCTCTGTGTGGGCATCCAGTCCCCCGACCTCCTCCACCGG AGTGTTACTGCAGATTCCAGGGTGATGGCGCTGGCAGTTTCTTTTCGTGACTCTGTGACGGGGAAGACTGTTGTGAAGGCAGAGCAGCTGTGCACCTTCCTCACCGGGGGAGAGCTGG tTTGCACAGCGACGGGTGAAATGAAGGCGCGCGCTCTCAGGATCTCTGCGTCTCCAGCAGTGGATCTGCACAGCCTGTCTCTCCGGGACCCTCGCTGCGGCCCCTCCGAGGTCACCGACAACCTGACCTCCTTTGAGTTCACAGTCAATACCTGCGGGACCACCAAGGAG GTTCATGGGGATTATTTTGTCTATGACAATGAGATTTCAAGTAAAGTGACAGCGAAGGACAATACCACCAGACACACTCTGTATAA GGTGACTCTGCTGTGCCAGTATCTGCAGACAGACCAGCTGTCTCTGGAGCTGTTCAGTAAATACAAGCAGAGCCTCCCTAAACCAGCCCTGGGACAGGGGGAGTTCAAGCTCTCCCTGGATATTATGAGAG ACCCTGGCTACACTACACCATACCCCAAGGAGGAGTTCCCCATCACCAAGCTCCTGCGGGACCCCCTGTTTGTGGAGGTCTCTGTGCTCAGTGATGACCCTGGGATTGAGCTCTTTCTCAAGGACTGTTGGGGGACCCTGGGAGCCGACCCCTCAAGCACCCTCATGTGGCCAGTGATCAAGGACAG CTGTGAGTTTAAAGGAGACAAGTACAAGACTGTGTTCCACCAGGTGAAGCCCACAAGGAGAGTACAGCTCCCGGGACACTACAAGCGCTTCGATGTGAAGATGTTCACCTTCGTAGACATGCAGTCCAAACAGCTCCTGGACAAGGAG ATCTATTTCCACTGTGCCGTGATCATATGTGATGCCCAAGCGCTGAGTTCTGACCAGGCTTGCTCAGGAGCCTGTATACCTGGCAAGCAGAGGAAAG GGAGAGGTGCCTGGTCTCTGGGAGTGCAGCACGGCGTTGTGTCCTCTGGAGGAATCAGTCTGCAGAGTTCTGCTGATGCAGCCACCAGTCTGTTGG ATCCTGACACCCCTTCTTGGCTCATTATAGTGTCAGCGACTGGCCTCCTAGCTTGCTTAGCCTTCATGGTCTATGCCTACTGGCGacttaaattgaaaaaaagaaactcgAATAAACCTGCGACCACTTAA